A window of Deltaproteobacteria bacterium genomic DNA:
TCGGCAAGTGCGCCGAGCGCGTGCTGGTGATGCGCGACGGCAAGGTGCTCTCCGACGCCCGACAGAAGCCGCTCGCCGCTGATCCCAAGCGCTACTCCGTCGCCAACCCCGAGGTGGCCGCGTGAATCCCACTGCCATGGGCCGGCTCGCCGGCCGCGCGCTGTTGCGCAACAAGATGCGCTCGTTCTTGACCGCGCTGGGGGTGGTCATCGGCGTGGGCGCGGTGATCGCCATGGTGGCCATCGGCGAGGGCGCCAAGTTCCGGGTGGCGCAGACGTTCGAGTCGATGGGGACCAACTTGTTGATCGTCCTTCCGGGCTCGGCGCAGAGCGGCGGCATGCGCGGTGGCTCGGGCTCGCAGGCCACGCTCACCTGGGACGACCTGCGCGGCATGCAGACCGAGCTGCGCAGCGTGCGCGCGGCCGCGCCCATCCTGCGGGCGAGCGCGGTGGTGCAGAGCGAGGACCAGAACTGGACCACCGGCGTGATGGGCACCACGCCCGACTACCTGGTCATCCGCAACTGGGCCATGCAGAGCGGCCGCGCCCTCGACGCCAGCGACGTGGACGGCAACGCCAAGGTGGTGCTGCTCGGCGTCACCGTGGTGGGCAAGCTCTTCGGCGAGGGCGCGAGCCCCGTGGGCCAGGTGGTGCGCATCAAGGGCGTGCCCTTCACGGTGATCGGCGTG
This region includes:
- a CDS encoding ABC transporter permease, whose product is MGRLAGRALLRNKMRSFLTALGVVIGVGAVIAMVAIGEGAKFRVAQTFESMGTNLLIVLPGSAQSGGMRGGSGSQATLTWDDLRGMQTELRSVRAAAPILRASAVVQSEDQNWTTGVMGTTPDYLVIRNWAMQSGRALDASDVDGNAKVVLLGVTVVGKLFGEGASPVGQVVRIKGVPFTVIGVLDKKGQSAMGTDNDDVAIVPSSTFQSKIQGSLGKYIAGAIFVSATAPDTTDLAAQQISALLRDRHRLPPGTDDDFSVRNLSEIAQAQQAGTAVLTTLLAAIAAVSLLVGGIGIMNIMLVSVTERTR